One region of Ornithorhynchus anatinus isolate Pmale09 chromosome X5, mOrnAna1.pri.v4, whole genome shotgun sequence genomic DNA includes:
- the ORNANAV1R3049 gene encoding vomeronasal 1 receptor ornAnaV1R3049, translated as MLWSDLICGVLFLCQAGVGILGNSVLLMVYVNVFLYQSHKKKPTDLIVTLLTLVNVTAAVTRGVPMAMVSLGMRINVDEVGCTVLFFTYRMSRGLSICITCLLSMFQAVTISPSTSRWAQLKPRAPKYILPSFLFFCILNLLMYLGIISSTQATRNVSDSKYTFISKHCSMLPSGSYVLMLVCYNAITLRDFLFVGLMSWASGYMVIVLYRHHKQVQHIHSTIISSTASPEIQATHTILLLVSCFVCFYLLNGTIVFYFGVTRGYDAHLQNILAFVSACYPSFCPLVLISKDSRVPKSHSFLRKLSNSSPTQPTSCHPTQ; from the coding sequence ATGCTTTGGAGTGACCTGATCTGCGGAGTTTTGTTCCTCTGTCAGGCTGGTGTTGGAATCCTGGGGAACTCAGTGTTGCTTATGGTCTATGTCAATGTCTTTCTGTATCAGTCCCATAAGAAGAAGCCTACAGACCTGATTGTCACCCTCCTAACTCTAGTCAATGTAACGGCAGCTGTGACTCGTGGGGTCCCAATGGCGATGGTATCTCTTGGCATGAGGATCAATGTGGATGAGGTTGGATGCACAGTGTTATTTTTCACTTACAGAATGTCCCGGGGCCTTTCCATCTGCATCACATGTCTCCTGAGCATGttccaggctgtcaccatcagtcccagcacctcccGATGGGCCCAACTCAAACCAAGAGCCCCCAAgtacattctcccctccttcctcttcttctgcatCCTCAACTTGTTGATGTATTTGGGAATTATCTCATCCACTCAAGCCACCAGAAATGTCAGTGACTCAAAATATACTTTTATttcaaaacactgttctatgttaCCTAGTGGTAGTTATGTACTAATGCTTGTGTGTTACAATGCCATTACTCTCCGCGATTTCCTCTTTGTGGGTCTCAtgagctgggccagtggctatATGGTGATCGTGCTCTACCGACACCACAAACAAGTCCAGCACATCCACAGCACCATCATCTCCTCCACAGCCTCCCCAGAGATCCAAGCCACCCACACCATCCTACTCCTGGTCAGctgctttgtttgtttttatttgttgAATGGCACCATCGTCTTCTACTTTGGTGTGACGAGAGGGTATGATGCCCATCTGCAGAACATCTTAGCCTTTGTTTCTGCTTGTTacccttccttctgccccttGGTGTTGATCAGCAAAGATTCCAGAGTGCctaaatcccactccttcctcagGAAGTTGAGtaactcctctcccacccaacccACTTCTTGCCACCCAACTCAATGA